The following coding sequences are from one bacterium SCSIO 12741 window:
- a CDS encoding ATP-binding cassette domain-containing protein, protein MGATLTIDHISKHYANHQALDDVSLEVSEGKIFGLLGPNGAGKTSLIRIINQITAPDGGQVLFNGEPIQSAHQLKIGYLPEERGLYKKMKVGEQALYLCRLKGLSKSEAMHRLKHWFEKFEITPWWNKKIEELSKGMQQKVQFIVTVLHQPDLLILDEPFSGFDPINASLIRNEILSLRDQGTSIILSTHNMASVEEICDDIALIYRSKKILGGSLEEVKNERKENVYEIMYKGDVVEFTRALWIDAELIDKGRKGSLHTAEIKLLNNKTPNDLLKALIPHVEIHALQERVPSMNDIFIRRVTEINESHG, encoded by the coding sequence ATGGGAGCTACACTCACGATTGATCATATTTCCAAACACTACGCAAACCACCAAGCGCTCGACGATGTGTCGCTGGAGGTTTCCGAAGGAAAAATTTTCGGACTACTTGGCCCAAATGGGGCTGGTAAAACAAGTCTGATTCGAATTATCAACCAAATCACCGCGCCAGACGGCGGCCAGGTGCTATTTAACGGGGAGCCGATTCAATCTGCTCATCAGCTTAAGATTGGCTACCTACCTGAAGAACGCGGTCTTTACAAGAAAATGAAAGTAGGGGAACAAGCCCTCTACCTCTGCCGACTCAAGGGACTTTCGAAATCGGAAGCGATGCACCGCCTCAAGCACTGGTTTGAAAAGTTTGAAATTACCCCCTGGTGGAATAAAAAAATTGAAGAGCTCTCCAAAGGGATGCAGCAAAAGGTACAGTTCATCGTTACCGTTTTGCATCAGCCCGATCTTTTGATTCTGGATGAACCCTTTTCTGGCTTTGACCCCATCAATGCTTCTTTGATTCGCAACGAAATTCTTTCACTAAGGGACCAAGGAACTTCCATCATTCTATCCACCCACAACATGGCTTCGGTTGAAGAGATTTGTGATGACATCGCCTTGATCTACCGATCCAAGAAAATTCTGGGCGGATCTTTGGAAGAAGTAAAAAACGAACGAAAGGAAAACGTCTACGAAATCATGTATAAAGGCGACGTAGTTGAATTCACCCGAGCGCTTTGGATTGATGCTGAACTGATCGACAAGGGGCGCAAAGGAAGTCTGCATACTGCAGAGATAAAACTACTGAACAATAAAACGCCAAACGACTTACTCAAGGCTCTGATCCCGCATGTGGAAATTCATGCCTTGCAAGAGCGAGTACCTTCTATGAACGATATATTTATCCGTCGGGTAACTGAAATAAACGAAAGCCATGGGTAA
- a CDS encoding ABC transporter permease: MGKIGLIIEREYMTRVKKKTFLLITLLGPVVMILGLSLALWLSLQETEDHHILVIDGHAPAFNSLRNKKHLEFTYRPELDLATAKQMLYETNFTGVLYIPPNLEFSRSIKLFYKKQPSLNILHVIENEVEKIIEEIQLDQYNIDREAFYKVNTDFNLTAVKYSESGEEEEGNSKKAVIGFIFGAMIYLFIFLYGVQVMRGVIEEKTNRIIEVIVTSVRPMQLMMGKILGVGLVSLTQFFFWILITMALFTVVQSFFISEFLDPASLSETVQATPEIAQQIQQEQSAVSKAYFDQNNILFNTPWVSLIAGFLFYFFGGYFLYSALFAAVGAAVDSETDTQQFMVPLTAPLTVAYISGVAIIQNPEGPVAFWLSMIPLTSPITMPIRMAVGLEDGHEWELFVSGALLIIFFLLTTWMAGRIYRTGILMYGKKASYKELWKWITYKSN; encoded by the coding sequence ATGGGTAAGATAGGACTGATAATAGAGCGGGAATACATGACCCGGGTCAAGAAGAAAACCTTCTTGCTAATTACCCTGTTGGGACCAGTCGTAATGATCCTTGGATTATCTCTGGCCTTATGGTTGAGTCTTCAGGAAACAGAAGACCATCACATCCTGGTGATCGATGGCCACGCTCCAGCCTTTAATTCTTTGCGAAACAAAAAACACCTGGAGTTCACTTACAGACCTGAATTGGATTTGGCCACAGCCAAACAGATGCTCTACGAAACCAACTTCACAGGTGTGCTTTACATTCCACCCAATTTGGAATTCAGCCGAAGCATTAAACTGTTTTACAAGAAGCAACCGAGCCTGAACATCCTCCATGTAATCGAAAACGAGGTTGAAAAAATCATCGAAGAAATTCAACTCGATCAATACAACATTGATCGCGAAGCTTTTTACAAGGTCAACACAGATTTTAACCTAACGGCCGTCAAATATTCGGAAAGCGGCGAAGAGGAAGAAGGCAATAGCAAAAAGGCAGTTATTGGATTCATATTTGGAGCCATGATCTACCTGTTCATCTTCTTATATGGAGTTCAGGTGATGAGAGGTGTGATTGAAGAAAAGACCAATCGAATTATTGAGGTCATTGTCACTTCGGTTAGACCCATGCAATTGATGATGGGAAAAATTCTTGGTGTTGGATTGGTCAGCCTAACTCAGTTCTTTTTCTGGATTCTGATTACTATGGCCCTGTTCACTGTAGTACAATCCTTTTTCATCTCGGAGTTCTTGGATCCGGCAAGCTTGTCTGAAACCGTTCAAGCAACCCCCGAAATTGCCCAACAGATACAGCAAGAGCAATCGGCAGTTAGTAAAGCGTACTTTGATCAAAACAACATCTTGTTCAATACCCCTTGGGTCAGCCTAATTGCAGGCTTCTTGTTTTACTTCTTTGGCGGTTACTTTTTATACAGTGCATTATTTGCTGCTGTAGGAGCAGCTGTGGATAGTGAAACCGACACCCAACAATTTATGGTTCCCCTCACAGCACCACTCACGGTTGCTTACATATCGGGGGTGGCCATCATTCAGAATCCGGAAGGCCCTGTGGCTTTTTGGCTATCGATGATTCCGCTCACCTCTCCGATCACCATGCCCATACGGATGGCCGTAGGTCTGGAAGATGGACATGAATGGGAATTATTCGTTTCCGGGGCCTTACTTATTATCTTCTTCCTACTTACTACTTGGATGGCTGGAAGAATATACAGAACGGGAATATTGATGTACGGAAAAAAAGCCTCCTATAAAGAATTGTGGAAGTGGATTACCTATAAATCCAATTAA